CATAGAAGGGCAAGAAAAAGACTAGCATGATTTAATGTATGGACCCCCATGGGGCCCATACATAAACTTTTGGCGTTTTAAATTGATCTACTTAACATCAGATTCTTGTATAGAATTAATCAACTCTAATCAAATCCCATTGCTGGTGTAAATCCCCACGGTACATATTTTGCTGGATAAGGGCGCCGTCTGCTGAAGAGGAGTTAGCAACCTCCACTGCCTTATTACTGTTCACATTAAGAATACTCCAGTAACCATTGCTGAGCTTGATTAATCTAAACTGTTGGGCACTATTTTGAAAATCAGTCATTAACTGAATCGCTTCTCCATTATTACTTGTGCCATTACGTACATCCATCACTTTGTTATCAGACGAGCTAACACTTTGTAGCCTGTAATAATTAGTATATTCACCCATGTCATCCAGGACCCATTGTTGTGCTGTAGCCCCATTATCGGCCCACTGTTGGAGCTGAAGGTGGCTAGTATTTTCTCCTCCAGGTACGTCAATCATTTTCCCCGATGCACGATTTTGTAGTTTATAGGTGGAGCCAGAATGGACGCCATTCCATACCCCATTCCAAGGATAGAGCTGTGCGCGTTCGTAATACCAATCAAAGAGAAAACGTGCCATACCATCACGTTCCGCATCACCGTCGTATTTTAGGCCGGCAGTCGGATCTGCAAATGAGCTTCTCGGACCAGGTTCCAGTATGAAACCATTCATATGAACAGCGATACTGACATTTCCTGCATCTGTAAAAATAGCTTTTGTATTCTTCCCGAATCCTTCATTCGTTCCATCGAATAAGCGCCAATATTCAGGGTCTCCTGGTAACCATTTATACCATGTAGTCTCCGTTATATTAATAGGGTAGTGATCTGCGCATGGTTTAATATTTGTATCCCATTGTTGTTGTAAAGTTGAGTAATCATCATTAGCACCATACCCAGGGTACCAATGAACAGCATAGCCAGTATTATTTAGTGGATCTGTCAGTGGGTTGGAAGCACATAATTGATAGTATTGATCCCAACCAAGTCCAGCAGCCCAAATAACGTTATCTGCACCTTGGTTTCGAATTGTAGAAATAATAGAGTTTTGGAAATCTACGAGAGCATCCCAGTGAGCTTCAAAATCTGGATCTGACGGATGCCCACCCCATTTCCCATTTGCATATGAAAGAACTGGTTCATTAACAATTTCAAACATAACATGGTCTGCACTTTTTAAGGATGGGTGTGAGGCAAGATATTCCCAAATTTCATTAAACTTATCAAGGTTTGATTGCGTTGTCGCCTTATCATCAAGAATCGTGAAATCAAGGCCGAGTGTAACATATAACCCTTTTGTCTTTGCATATTCAACATATGGAATAATCACATTTTCAGTCACTTTTTGTAACCCTTCAAAATTGTATGTCCCGGCTGCCACATCCCCCATATCTTCTCGGTCGATGAACAACCGCACTTGATTCATATACCATCCATGATCATTTCCATATTTAGGAGATGTGTCCGTGAAAGTATCACTAATATCTTTCAAGTACTCTAAATTTGCCGCGTGCCGATTACCGCCATTTCTATCCAAATAGTAATTACTGCTTTGGTAGGTCCAATAAGAACCTGAAGGCTGATGCCAACCACTTAATACAACTGGTTGTCCATCACTGTTCACTAATTGATTGCCATCCACATGAAGCTTACTCATTGGCATATCCGTCCAAGCATATGCTTGGTTACTGCTTAGCAAAGCAGGGAACACCAACATCATCACTAACAGGATCTTGACTGCCAAACCAACTTTTCTCATACTAAACCCTCTCCCTTTTTTGGATTCTATGTTTAATTCATGTAAGTACAATAAGTGGTATTTTTGAGCCTTGCTTTCTTTTTTATGCTATTTCATATGAAAGCGATTACATCATTGAAGAGCAATGGAAGAAGTCCCATCTGAAGGTATCTATGTAGTTGTCTAAACAAAAAGTAATTTTGAAAATCTAGTAAATTATTTATATCCCCAGAAAATCAATTAAACTATGGTTCGCCTATAAAGCGATTTTGAAGAGGATATTGTTAAAAAGTAAACCAAACCTGGTCACCTGCATATGTGGGCCTAATTTTGACAAAAAGGCAAGAGAAGAGCCACCATTAGCCATCTTTGTTTGTTTTTTTTGATATAATATAAATTATTATAACCTAAGGAAGAGATGATTTTATATTTTTTCTCAAAAAAAGAAAAAAGACCCAATTATTTTTTAAATAAATAGGGAAAAATTAAAGTCAGCTTGTATGGATAATTACGTGTAAGGCTCAAGAAATCTAGTGATGAGGGTTTATGCTAGAAGATGATACTAATTTCTTTAAAAAAAGTAACCTTTATTATGAGTGAAAAGGAAGCAAGCCCAAAGTGTTATCATTTACAATAACCGCTATCAGAGGCTATTTAAAAGGAGTGAAACTGTAGTTTGGCTGAGAAAAAAAAGAAATTTTACGTTGAAGAAAATGAAACGATTAATGACTGTTTAAAGAGAATGAATGTTGAAGGGTATATGCCAGTTCGCCGTATGGAAGAGCCAGTATTGAAAGAAGTAAAGCATGGGGGAAAAACGGATGTGGAAGTGTCCCATCAAAGGATTGTATTTGAAGGCAAATTAATGGACTAATTGGAAACCATGTGCGAATCACATAAGATTATAGGTGCCTTGAATGTGTCTCTCAAGTGTAAAACAAATAGTAGCTACAGTGAAAAGCCTCTCGGTTGCTTAAGCAATTGAGAGGCTTTGTGGCATAAAATTTAGGTATTCATAAGGAGATTACACTAACAATTCTTTTATTAAAAAGAAATAAGCAAAGGTAACCGTTACTAAAGCGACCAAGAGGCCAAGCAAAGGAGAAAATGCTGCCCAGCCAGTCATAAAGCCGATAGAAAAGACTGATGGCAGGCTCATCCAAGCGATTGCACGTTTGATGGCTAGGTCTGTGTCAGTGTTTTTTTCAAACCGGTATAATTTAAAAAATGTATGGGTAGTTAAATCAGTCCAGCTTGAACGGACAAAATGGATAAGAGAGAATGTACATATAGGTAATAATAACCATTTGATCCAAAACGGAGCTAATGCAGCTGCAAACATAAAGACAATGGTTAATTGGATGGCTGTAAATAACTTCGATTTGTTTCGCAACATAAACTTAATCGTAGTTTCACCCATTACATGACTTGGTGTACGAGCTGAATAAATCGCGTCTGAATCCGGGAATAAAATGCGTGGCTTTTTGTGACTTTTAAACCGCTTTGGCATTTTATAACCTTGCACAGCAATAAAGATAGCAGATAGTTTTAATTTTTCACCTTGCTCTCTTACACAATCATCAAAAAAGTGCCACGTGGCATTTAATCGCCATTTTACAAGAGCATAGAGGCTCATGATAAGAATGAGAACAATAACGAATCTTATGACTGAACTAGAAAATAAAGCGCCATTAAATATAGCTAAACTGATGATCGTCAGGAGCATATTAACGAAAAACAACGTCCAACCGCTATATGTTAAAGACACCCATTGTTTTGCAAGGTGGTAGATCATACGAAATACAGTGACAAAGAGAAGAAACGTGGCGATACGGTCATATGACACATCATCATAAATAAGCCATATAGGTAAAAAGACACCCGCAATAACTAAAATGGTCAGTGTGTTTCCAATAAAAGAATAAATGATACCTCCCTTCATAATAGCCCGGAGGTATGAAGGGTGTTGACGTAAAAAAAGCACATCTGCGTCCCGGATAAATAATCGTGTTGTTCCTTTTAAACTAACTATAAAGAAAATAAACCACGTAAACGTGAGTGGATAATGATTTGGCCAATCAGCTACACCAGTCCATAAAGCGTAGTACTGATAGCCGAATACAATAAGAGCAGGAATGAGAATATAGAGCCAAATGACCCAATCTACTGCTGATTTCCATACAGAATAATGATAGGACCACTCACTTTTTAATCGCCTTATCATAATATTCATGACGTTATCTCCATCAATTCATAGAAGCAGTCTAACAGTGAACCTTCCACACCACTTTGCTTACGAACATCTTCGAGTGTGCCATGTGAGATCATTTTCCCATGATTAATAAGGAGAAATCGGTCACAAATGCGTTCGGCTGTATCAAGGACATGGGTGGACATTAGAATGGCAGCCCCCCGTTTACGCTCCTTCTCAAAGATCATTAATAAATCTTTTATCGCCTTAGGATCAAGCCCGATAAAAGGCTCATCAACGATATATAATTCAGGCTTAATTAAAATAGCAATGATAATCATGAGTTTTTGCTGCATACCTTTAGAAAATGATGTAGGGAAGTGATGTTTATTTTCTTTAAGGCGAAAAAGTGTGAGTAGTTCTTCTGCTTGTTGATAATAATCGCTATCCTCAATGCCGTTTATTGCTTTCGCCAGTTCAATGTGTTCCCACAGTGTCAATTCCTCATAATAGACAGGGTGTTCAGGAATATAAGCATAACGGTGCTTTTCAGGTCGAGAAACGGAACCTATGACATGAGGGAGCAGATCGAGAATTGACTTAATGATGGTACTTTTCCCAGCACCATTTGGTCCGATAAGCCCGACGAGTTCACCAGCGTTAACGTTAAAATGGATGTCGTGAATAATGACGTTATGCTGGCTATAGCCTGCTTTTTTGATTTCCACATTTAGTGCTTCCATTATGCATCACCTTTATTTGTTAGATAAGTGTGTTACGAACGTCATTTAATAGAAGTTTCATTTTTATTGTACAACTAAGTGTAGCC
The genomic region above belongs to Bacillus sp. A301a_S52 and contains:
- a CDS encoding ABC transporter permease; amino-acid sequence: MNIMIRRLKSEWSYHYSVWKSAVDWVIWLYILIPALIVFGYQYYALWTGVADWPNHYPLTFTWFIFFIVSLKGTTRLFIRDADVLFLRQHPSYLRAIMKGGIIYSFIGNTLTILVIAGVFLPIWLIYDDVSYDRIATFLLFVTVFRMIYHLAKQWVSLTYSGWTLFFVNMLLTIISLAIFNGALFSSSVIRFVIVLILIMSLYALVKWRLNATWHFFDDCVREQGEKLKLSAIFIAVQGYKMPKRFKSHKKPRILFPDSDAIYSARTPSHVMGETTIKFMLRNKSKLFTAIQLTIVFMFAAALAPFWIKWLLLPICTFSLIHFVRSSWTDLTTHTFFKLYRFEKNTDTDLAIKRAIAWMSLPSVFSIGFMTGWAAFSPLLGLLVALVTVTFAYFFLIKELLV
- a CDS encoding NETI motif-containing protein, producing MAEKKKKFYVEENETINDCLKRMNVEGYMPVRRMEEPVLKEVKHGGKTDVEVSHQRIVFEGKLMD
- a CDS encoding RICIN domain-containing protein, translating into MRKVGLAVKILLVMMLVFPALLSSNQAYAWTDMPMSKLHVDGNQLVNSDGQPVVLSGWHQPSGSYWTYQSSNYYLDRNGGNRHAANLEYLKDISDTFTDTSPKYGNDHGWYMNQVRLFIDREDMGDVAAGTYNFEGLQKVTENVIIPYVEYAKTKGLYVTLGLDFTILDDKATTQSNLDKFNEIWEYLASHPSLKSADHVMFEIVNEPVLSYANGKWGGHPSDPDFEAHWDALVDFQNSIISTIRNQGADNVIWAAGLGWDQYYQLCASNPLTDPLNNTGYAVHWYPGYGANDDYSTLQQQWDTNIKPCADHYPINITETTWYKWLPGDPEYWRLFDGTNEGFGKNTKAIFTDAGNVSIAVHMNGFILEPGPRSSFADPTAGLKYDGDAERDGMARFLFDWYYERAQLYPWNGVWNGVHSGSTYKLQNRASGKMIDVPGGENTSHLQLQQWADNGATAQQWVLDDMGEYTNYYRLQSVSSSDNKVMDVRNGTSNNGEAIQLMTDFQNSAQQFRLIKLSNGYWSILNVNSNKAVEVANSSSADGALIQQNMYRGDLHQQWDLIRVD
- a CDS encoding ABC transporter ATP-binding protein, with translation MEALNVEIKKAGYSQHNVIIHDIHFNVNAGELVGLIGPNGAGKSTIIKSILDLLPHVIGSVSRPEKHRYAYIPEHPVYYEELTLWEHIELAKAINGIEDSDYYQQAEELLTLFRLKENKHHFPTSFSKGMQQKLMIIIAILIKPELYIVDEPFIGLDPKAIKDLLMIFEKERKRGAAILMSTHVLDTAERICDRFLLINHGKMISHGTLEDVRKQSGVEGSLLDCFYELMEITS